In one window of Corynebacterium incognita DNA:
- a CDS encoding CarD family transcriptional regulator encodes MEFKVGEVVVYPHHGAARIEAIETREMGGETLEYLVLAINQSDLVVRVPSKNAERVGVRDVVGKEGLEKVFSVLREEDVEEAGNWSRRYKANQERLASGDINKVAEVVRDLWRRDQDRGLSAGEKRMLTKARSILVGELALAGPLDEKKADTMLEEIDATIERHRAAGLVDDKSVTTDVDVDVDLDDLSFDDED; translated from the coding sequence ATGGAATTTAAGGTCGGCGAAGTCGTGGTCTACCCGCACCACGGCGCGGCACGGATTGAGGCTATCGAAACCCGCGAGATGGGCGGCGAGACCCTGGAATACCTCGTCCTGGCTATCAACCAGTCCGACCTCGTGGTCCGCGTGCCCTCCAAGAACGCCGAACGCGTCGGCGTGCGTGACGTCGTGGGTAAGGAGGGCCTGGAGAAGGTCTTCTCCGTCTTGCGTGAGGAAGACGTCGAAGAGGCCGGCAACTGGTCCCGCCGCTACAAGGCCAATCAGGAGCGCCTGGCATCCGGTGACATCAACAAGGTGGCCGAGGTTGTCCGTGACCTCTGGCGCCGCGATCAGGACCGCGGCCTGTCCGCGGGCGAAAAGCGCATGCTTACCAAGGCGCGCAGCATCCTCGTCGGCGAGCTCGCCCTGGCGGGCCCGCTGGATGAGAAGAAGGCCGACACCATGCTCGAGGAAATCGACGCCACCATCGAGCGTCACCGCGCCGCCGGCCTGGTAGATGACAAGTCCGTGACCACCGACGTTGACGTGGACGTGGACCTGGACGACCTGAGCTTCGACGACGAAGACTAA